In Rutidosis leptorrhynchoides isolate AG116_Rl617_1_P2 chromosome 2, CSIRO_AGI_Rlap_v1, whole genome shotgun sequence, one genomic interval encodes:
- the LOC139889364 gene encoding auxin-responsive protein SAUR71-like: protein MESVKSKKNFLAKTWKRCRSFQHSRSRNNVGELAKSKSWNGKEMKKKTKMAPEGFVPVYVGPEKQRFAIKTKYINHPLFVMLLEDAETEYGTHGDGPISLPCDVDLFYKVLAEMEVKDVQPLGWSFAYGSCSPFNPSRRLECNEHRIMGKGYGSYEALTPSSFIKMN, encoded by the coding sequence ATGGAATCGGTCAAGAGCAAGAAGAACTTTCTTGCGAAAACATGGAAACGTTGTCGATCGTTCCAACATAGTCGTAGTCGCAACAACGTTGGTGAATTAGCCAAGAGCAAATCATGGAACGGGAAAGAGATGAAAAAGAAGACGAAAATGGCGCCAGAAGGGTTTGTCCCGGTATATGTGGGTCCAGAGAAACAACGATTCGCAATCAAAACTAAATACATTAATCATCCTTTATTCGTGATGCTTTTAGAAGATGCGGAAACCGAATATGGTACACATGGTGATGGACCGATATCGCTACCTTGTGATGTTGATTTGTTCTACAAAGTGTTGGCGGAAATGGAGGTTAAAGATGTGCAACCTCTTGGATGGAGCTTTGCGTATGGATCGTGTAGTCCGTTTAATCCTAGCCGTCGGTTGGAATGTAATGAACATCGGATCATGGGGAAAGGGTATGGTTCTTATGAAGCTTTAACACCTTCGAGCTTCATTAAGATGAATTGA
- the LOC139889365 gene encoding uncharacterized protein codes for MDRVPGCVLMVMMNIWEGIKIEDWVMEIVECGSYKDVTVVDAERELEVAQNSRPPSGRATNDLMELNNIISSVTLSDRQDSWKYNLYPTGIFTAKSLTLLINSLKLGSNALSLSIPHNKLLPKKVYIFIWRAIQKKIPVRFEIDKRGIDLDSTLCPLCESDIETTEHILSYCPKTALIWKFVLDWWAQDVSLISNLNDAIINNQPFALNNFGSSLWQATKWITCYIIWKHRNQKVFSKKTWSPGSILSEIQSQSYCWISKRSRKKKLIEWHQWLINPFFFIADSPHRVGIS; via the exons ATGGATCGGGTACCGGGTTGTGTTTTGATGGTCATGATGAACATTTGGGAAGGAATTAAGATTGAAGATTGGGTCATGGAAATTGTGGAGTG TGGGTCTTATAAAGATGTGACAGTTGTAGATGCTGAGCGAGAACTGGAAGTAGCCCAAAAT TCAAGGCCTCCTAGTGGTCGGGCTACAAACGACCTCATGGAATTAAACAACATTATATCTTCCGTAACTTTATCCGACAGGCAAGACTCCTGGAAATACAATCTATATCCCACAGGAATTTTCACCGCCAAATCTTTGACACTTTTGATCAACTCTCTAAAGTTAGGGAGTAACGCTTTAAGCTTATCGATTCCCCATAACAAACTTCTTCCGAAAAAAGTATATATCTTCATCTGGCGAGCCATTCAAAAAAAGATCCCGGTTCGATTCGAAATTGACAAAAGGGGCATTGATCTCGATTCCACTTTATGCCCTTTATGTGAATCGGATATTGAAACCACCGAACATATCCTCAGTTATTGTCCAAAAACGGCACTCATATGGAAATTTGTTCTTGATTGGTGGGCCCAAGATGTCTCTTTAATCTCCAATCTTAACGACGCCATTATCAATAATCAACCGTTCGCGCTCAACAATTTCGGCTCTTCATTATGGCAAGCTACCAAATGGATAACTTGCTACATAATTTGGAAACATAGGAATCAGAAAGTTTTCTCCAAAAAAACGTGGTCCCCTGGATCGATTCTATCCGAAATACAATCCCAAAGTTATTGTTGGATTTCTAAAAGATCACGTAAAAAGAAATTAATCGAGTGGCATCAATGGCTTATAAATCCTTTCTTCTTCATTGCAGATTCTCCACACCGTGTTGGGATTAGCTAA
- the LOC139889366 gene encoding uncharacterized protein — MWGNYQFKVAASSARGHSGGILMVWDLSVFICSRVISLPNILIVGGCFSGSSITCYLMNIYAPQSRVLKRHLWAYILSFMNNNRGEYIIFGNFNAVRFPHEVVRVRFCPLEANEFNSFITNGNLVDVLLGGRSFTRANKAFTNRSLLDRFLVTNGIMSLFPSIMGSILSDIWSDHCPIILKNDVVDYGPIPFKLFHSWFNVDGFDEVVVNA; from the coding sequence ATGTGGGGGAACTACCAATTCAAAGTAGCAGCGTCTAGTGCTCGTGGTCATTCCGGTGGGATTCTAATGGTGTGGGACCTAAGCGTTTTCATCTGCTCCAGGGTAATTTCGCTTCCTAATATTCTTATTGTCGGGGGCTGCTTCTCAGGGAGCTCCATTACGTGCTATTTGATGAACATTTATGCTCCTCAATCTAGGGTGCTTAAACGTCATCTTTGGGCGTACATCTTATCATTTATGAATAATAATAGGGGTGAATATATTATTTTTGGCAACTTTAATGCGGTTCGTTTTCCACACGAAGTAGTTCGTGTTCGGTTTTGCCCTTTGGAAGCAAATGAATTCAACAGTTTCATTACCAATGGAAATTTGGTGGACGTTCTGTTAGGTGGTAGATCATTCACTAGGGCGAATAAAGCTTTCACTAATAGGTCTTTACTTGATCGCTTTCTAGTCACCAACGGAATTATGAGTTTGTTCCCATCGATAATGGGATCTATTCTTTCGGATATTTGGTCAGATCATTGTCCAATTATCCTAAAGAATGATGTGGTCGATTATGGTCCTATTCCTTTCAAACTTTTTCACTCTTGGTTCAATGTGGATGGTTTTGATGAGGTAGTTGTTAATGCTTGA